A single window of Ammospiza caudacuta isolate bAmmCau1 chromosome Z, bAmmCau1.pri, whole genome shotgun sequence DNA harbors:
- the ATP5ME gene encoding ATP synthase subunit e, mitochondrial, with protein sequence MVPPVQVSPLIKFTRYSALLVGMIYGKKRYDYLKPIAEEERRVEAEEKKKREELERIAKELAEASEDSILK encoded by the exons ATGGTCCCGCCGGTGCAGGTGTCCCCGCTCATCAAG TTCACCCGGTACTCGGCGCTGCTCGTGGGGATGATCTACGGCAAGAAGCGATACG ACTACCTGAAGCCGATTGCTGAAGAAGAGAGGAGAGTAGAGGcggaggagaaaaagaaacgTGAAGAACTGGAGCGAATTGCAAAAGAGCTTGCAGAAG CAAGTGAAGATTCCATACTGAAGTAA